A stretch of Burkholderiales bacterium DNA encodes these proteins:
- the pqqE gene encoding pyrroloquinoline quinone biosynthesis protein PqqE yields MLAPEAPATPRPNNPLWLLAEVTYKCPLHCVFCFNPIDYTRYGTELTTDEWLKALREGRELGATQLGFSGGEPLVRDDMEILVAESRKMGYYTNLITSGIGLNEKRIAAFKDCGLDHIQLSFQDSTREMNDFISSTRTFELKSKVAKLIKQYEYPMVLNVVLHRLNIDHIQEILDMAEKMEVEYLELANTQYYGWALLNRDHLMPSREQLQRAEEITNAFRARIGDKMKIYFVVPDYYENRPKACMNGWGAVFITVTADGLVLPCHEARQLPGITFPNIRDASMKWIWYDSPAFNK; encoded by the coding sequence ATGCTGGCGCCCGAGGCGCCCGCGACGCCGCGGCCGAACAATCCGCTCTGGCTGCTGGCCGAAGTCACCTACAAGTGCCCGCTGCATTGTGTGTTCTGCTTCAACCCGATCGATTACACGCGCTACGGCACGGAGCTGACGACCGACGAATGGCTGAAAGCATTGCGCGAAGGCCGCGAACTCGGCGCGACCCAGCTCGGCTTTTCCGGCGGCGAGCCGCTGGTGCGCGACGACATGGAAATCCTCGTCGCCGAATCGCGCAAGATGGGCTACTACACGAACTTGATCACCTCAGGCATCGGCCTGAACGAAAAACGCATCGCCGCGTTCAAGGACTGCGGGCTCGATCATATCCAGTTGTCGTTCCAGGACAGCACGCGCGAGATGAACGATTTCATCAGCAGCACGCGCACGTTCGAATTGAAATCGAAAGTCGCGAAGCTGATAAAGCAGTACGAATATCCGATGGTTCTGAACGTCGTGCTGCATCGGCTCAACATCGATCACATCCAGGAAATTCTGGATATGGCCGAGAAGATGGAAGTCGAATACCTCGAGCTCGCCAACACGCAATACTACGGCTGGGCGCTGCTGAACCGCGATCACCTGATGCCGAGCCGCGAGCAATTGCAGCGTGCTGAAGAAATCACCAACGCATTTCGCGCGCGCATCGGCGACAAAATGAAAATTTATTTCGTCGTTCCCGATTATTACGAGAACCGGCCGAAAGCGTGCATGAACGGCTGGGGCGCGGTGTTCATTACGGTGACCGCCGATGGCCTCGTGCTGCCGTGCCACGAAGCGCGCCAGTTGCCGGGCATCACGTTTCCCAACATACGCGATGCCAGCATGAAATGGATCTGGTACGACTCGCCGGCGTTCAACAAATA
- the pqqD gene encoding pyrroloquinoline quinone biosynthesis peptide chaperone PqqD, whose protein sequence is MSNPNERPALGAETVLEITRHFRLQWEPAQQAHVLLYPEGMVKLSGSAGEILKRIDGASSIDAIVKNLEQAFPGADLRPDVLSFLETAYGQGWIRPKHAA, encoded by the coding sequence ATGTCCAACCCCAATGAACGGCCGGCGCTCGGTGCGGAAACAGTGCTCGAAATTACGCGCCACTTCCGCCTGCAATGGGAGCCCGCGCAACAGGCGCACGTGCTGCTGTATCCGGAAGGCATGGTCAAACTTTCCGGCAGCGCCGGCGAGATTTTGAAGCGCATCGATGGCGCATCCTCCATCGATGCCATTGTGAAAAATCTGGAGCAGGCATTTCCCGGCGCGGATTTGCGCCCGGACGTGCTGAGTTTTTTGGAGACCGCATATGGACAAGGCTGGATCCGTCCCAAGCACGCCGCTTGA
- the pqqC gene encoding pyrroloquinoline-quinone synthase PqqC gives MGAAENGQRELQKDLPWSKQEFEQELRAKGSRYHIHHPFHVAMNSGKLNREQVQGWVYNRFYYQISIPIKDAAIMANTPDRDVRREWIKRITDHDGLEGEEGGIEAWLRLGEAVGLKRDDITSLKHVLPGVRFAVDAYVNFARRATWQEAVCSSLTELFAPEIHKARLASWPEVYPWIDKSGYDYFRKRLSEARRDVEHGLRISLDYFKTREQQERALDILQFKLDVLWCMLDAMQINYVTPEDVIAWRASKRHD, from the coding sequence ATGGGCGCCGCAGAAAACGGGCAACGCGAGCTTCAGAAAGACCTGCCGTGGAGCAAGCAGGAATTCGAGCAGGAATTGCGGGCCAAGGGCAGCCGCTATCACATCCATCATCCGTTTCACGTTGCGATGAACAGCGGCAAGCTGAACCGCGAGCAGGTTCAGGGCTGGGTCTACAACCGCTTCTATTATCAGATCAGTATCCCGATCAAGGACGCCGCGATCATGGCGAACACGCCGGATCGCGATGTGCGGCGTGAATGGATCAAGCGCATTACCGATCACGACGGGCTGGAAGGCGAAGAAGGCGGCATCGAGGCGTGGCTGCGCCTCGGCGAAGCAGTGGGACTGAAGCGCGACGACATCACTTCACTCAAACATGTTCTGCCTGGCGTGCGCTTCGCCGTCGATGCGTATGTGAATTTCGCGCGCCGCGCGACATGGCAGGAGGCGGTATGCTCAAGCTTGACGGAATTGTTCGCGCCCGAGATTCACAAGGCGCGGCTCGCGAGTTGGCCCGAGGTTTACCCGTGGATCGACAAGAGCGGCTATGATTATTTCCGCAAACGGTTGTCGGAAGCACGCCGTGATGTCGAGCACGGATTGCGCATCTCGCTCGATTATTTCAAGACCCGCGAGCAGCAGGAACGGGCGCTTGATATCCTGCAGTTCAAGCTTGATGTCTTGTGGTGCATGCTCGACGCGATGCAGATCAATTACGTGACGCCGGAAGATGTTATCGCGTGGCGCGCAAGCAAACGGCATGATTAG
- the pqqB gene encoding pyrroloquinoline quinone biosynthesis protein PqqB, which yields MKVRVLGAAAGGGFPQWNCNCPNCDGLRKGTIKATARTQSSIALTGDDVNWVLFNASPDILAQLKAFPALQPARQLRDTAITAIVLMDSQIDHTTGLLMLREGKPLELYCTDMAREDLTTGNPLFNILGHYCSVNWRRLPTEAGSSFRIDGVAHLSFSALPLKSAAPPYSPHRNDPHEGDNIGMRITDTAIGKSLFYAPGLGEIEPHLREFMGNADCLLVDGTFWTDDEMIKLGVSKKRGREIGHLPQSGEAGMMAALRQFPKPRKVLIHINNTNPILNEESRERAELEAAGIEVAYDGMEIIL from the coding sequence ATGAAAGTCAGAGTTCTCGGCGCGGCGGCAGGCGGAGGCTTTCCGCAGTGGAATTGCAACTGCCCGAATTGCGATGGCTTGCGCAAAGGAACCATCAAGGCCACGGCACGCACGCAATCGTCGATCGCGCTGACCGGCGACGACGTGAACTGGGTGCTCTTCAATGCCTCGCCCGACATCCTCGCGCAACTGAAAGCGTTTCCGGCATTGCAGCCCGCGCGCCAGCTTCGCGATACCGCGATTACCGCGATCGTGCTCATGGACAGCCAGATCGACCATACCACCGGCCTTTTGATGCTGCGCGAAGGCAAGCCGCTCGAGCTCTACTGCACCGACATGGCGCGAGAGGATTTGACGACCGGTAATCCGCTATTCAACATCCTCGGCCATTATTGCAGCGTGAACTGGCGCCGTCTGCCGACCGAGGCCGGCAGCAGCTTCCGGATCGACGGCGTGGCGCATCTGTCGTTTTCCGCGCTGCCTTTGAAAAGCGCGGCGCCGCCCTACTCGCCGCACCGCAATGATCCGCATGAAGGCGACAACATCGGCATGCGCATCACCGATACAGCCATTGGTAAAAGCCTGTTTTATGCTCCCGGGCTCGGCGAAATCGAGCCGCATTTGCGCGAATTCATGGGCAACGCCGATTGTCTGCTCGTCGATGGCACGTTCTGGACTGACGATGAAATGATCAAGCTCGGCGTCTCGAAAAAGCGCGGCCGCGAGATAGGTCATCTGCCGCAATCCGGTGAAGCCGGCATGATGGCGGCATTGCGACAATTCCCGAAACCGCGGAAGGTTTTGATCCACATCAACAATACCAATCCGATTTTGAATGAGGAATCGCGCGAGCGGGCGGAGCTGGAAGCCGCCGGAATAGAGGTGGCGTATGATGGGATGGAGATCATCCTGTAA
- the pqqA gene encoding pyrroloquinoline quinone precursor peptide PqqA — MAWNKPEFTDMRFGFEVTMYILNR; from the coding sequence ATGGCTTGGAACAAACCTGAATTCACCGATATGCGTTTCGGTTTCGAAGTGACGATGTACATTCTGAATCGCTAG